Proteins encoded together in one Ignavibacteria bacterium window:
- a CDS encoding TIGR00266 family protein produces MQHKILFQPSEALVHINLAENEEVQAEAGAMVFKSWNVEIETTTKGGIFGALKKSVLGGESFFTNRFIAKQGAGEIGFTAPFPGDIKHFNLNGENMFIQSGCFVCSAATVNLDTSWGGAKGFFGGPGLIMLKANGTGDLFVNSFGAIFEKQMVNDRFIVDTGHIVAFTDGLTFNIKKVGGLKSTLFSGEGLVAEFNGTGTLWIQTRNQSSFLEWIISRIPSKSS; encoded by the coding sequence ATGCAGCACAAAATTTTATTCCAGCCGTCAGAGGCGCTGGTACACATCAACCTTGCAGAAAACGAGGAGGTACAGGCAGAAGCAGGCGCAATGGTGTTTAAAAGCTGGAACGTGGAAATAGAGACAACAACCAAAGGCGGAATATTCGGAGCGCTGAAAAAATCCGTATTGGGCGGTGAATCATTTTTCACAAACAGGTTTATTGCTAAGCAGGGCGCCGGAGAAATAGGCTTTACGGCTCCTTTTCCGGGAGATATAAAACACTTTAATCTTAACGGGGAGAATATGTTTATACAGTCGGGATGCTTTGTCTGCTCTGCGGCAACGGTAAACCTTGATACAAGCTGGGGAGGCGCGAAAGGATTTTTCGGCGGACCCGGATTGATAATGCTGAAGGCAAACGGAACGGGAGATTTATTTGTGAATTCTTTCGGGGCAATATTTGAAAAGCAAATGGTGAACGACAGGTTTATCGTCGATACAGGGCACATTGTTGCATTTACTGACGGTCTTACTTTCAACATAAAGAAAGTCGGCGGGCTGAAATCAACGCTCTTCAGCGGCGAAGGACTTGTTGCGGAGTTTAACGGAACTGGAACACTGTGGATACAGACGCGGAATCAGAGCTCTTTCCTTGAATGGATAATTTCGAGGATACCGAGTAAGAGCAGTTAA
- a CDS encoding T9SS type A sorting domain-containing protein produces the protein MKTLIHIILLSLLLLELGFAQPIPSDSLYLAQTRPGNSPVVFQLHFSSGLRPVERISISSDGKEIYYSELNNWPPSSSRVKCYKYINNKWEGPLIVFEGFVAPGLSMNDSTIYMQKDIGNVSWSYYSKRNSTGWNTPVKLLSTNLQTHYFQETQLKNYYLASTPGGNSDICKLVINNIDTTIQSLGKPINITATENDFFVARDESFIIYFRLSPPYDLFITYHKSNGGWTNPKSLGPNINTTNNYECCPVVTSDNKYLFFTRGGSSMASYYTYWVKIDNVIDSLRHTNFVPYLKYQIPDLIDTVNHALTYAVPDSIFVDDDGNNTLSYSATLSNGSALPSWINFAPTTKTFTFNPNTIGTTGLKIIATDTANVSTSCTFYLNVINPTSIHPTNEQIPNEYKLCQNYPNPFNPTTTIKFSLPKSEYATLKVYDMLGKEIENLYSGNLKAGTYTADFNAANLSSGIYFYVLKTESYNEKRKMVVLK, from the coding sequence ATGAAAACATTAATTCACATAATACTTCTTTCGTTGCTTTTGTTGGAATTAGGATTTGCTCAGCCAATCCCATCTGACAGTTTATATCTTGCACAAACACGTCCAGGGAATAGTCCTGTTGTATTCCAATTACATTTTAGTAGTGGTCTGCGTCCTGTTGAAAGAATAAGTATTAGTTCAGACGGTAAAGAAATATATTACAGCGAATTAAATAACTGGCCGCCTTCAAGCTCAAGAGTAAAATGTTATAAGTACATTAACAATAAATGGGAAGGACCACTCATTGTTTTCGAAGGTTTTGTTGCTCCGGGGCTTTCTATGAATGATAGTACAATATATATGCAAAAGGATATAGGCAATGTATCATGGTCTTATTACTCAAAAAGAAACAGCACCGGCTGGAACACTCCTGTTAAATTGTTGTCAACTAATTTACAAACACATTATTTTCAGGAAACGCAATTAAAAAATTACTATCTCGCATCAACACCCGGCGGAAACAGCGATATTTGCAAACTCGTGATTAATAATATAGACACAACAATCCAGAGTTTAGGAAAACCAATAAATATTACAGCAACAGAAAACGACTTTTTTGTTGCAAGAGATGAATCATTTATTATATATTTTCGTTTATCACCACCGTATGATTTATTCATAACGTACCATAAAAGTAATGGCGGATGGACAAACCCAAAATCACTCGGACCAAACATAAACACAACAAATAATTACGAATGTTGTCCGGTTGTAACAAGCGATAATAAATATCTTTTCTTCACAAGAGGCGGAAGTTCAATGGCTTCTTACTACACTTACTGGGTAAAAATTGATAACGTTATTGACAGTTTAAGGCATACTAATTTTGTTCCATATTTGAAATATCAAATACCGGATCTTATTGATACGGTTAATCATGCTTTGACTTACGCCGTACCAGACAGCATATTTGTGGACGATGACGGCAACAACACGCTATCTTATTCCGCGACACTTAGCAATGGCAGTGCTTTGCCATCATGGATAAACTTTGCTCCAACTACAAAAACGTTTACATTCAACCCTAACACAATCGGAACAACCGGTTTGAAAATAATTGCAACAGATACGGCAAATGTATCAACTTCTTGTACTTTTTATCTGAACGTAATAAATCCTACATCCATACATCCAACAAACGAACAAATACCAAACGAGTACAAACTCTGCCAGAACTATCCGAATCCGTTTAATCCGACAACAACAATAAAGTTTTCATTACCAAAGTCTGAATATGCAACTTTGAAAGTATATGATATGCTCGGCAAAGAAATTGAGAATCTGTACAGCGGAAATTTAAAGGCTGGCACTTACACCGCCGATTTCAACGCAGCAAATCTTTCCAGCGGTATTTACTTTTATGTACTGAAAACAGAATCATATAATGAAAAGAGAAAAATGGTAGTATTAAAATAG
- a CDS encoding ketopantoate reductase C-terminal domain-containing protein, with product MDTYPYSSTSALTRDVWEGKPSEIDYQNGTVVRLGQKYGVETPVNKFVYNCILPMELNARKEINGWIGL from the coding sequence ATTGATACTTACCCGTATAGTTCCACATCCGCGTTAACACGAGATGTTTGGGAAGGAAAGCCTTCGGAGATTGATTATCAAAACGGAACAGTGGTCAGGCTTGGACAGAAATATGGGGTTGAGACTCCTGTAAATAAATTTGTTTACAATTGTATTTTGCCAATGGAGTTAAATGCAAGGAAAGAAATCAATGGATGGATTGGACTTTAA
- a CDS encoding rhomboid family intramembrane serine protease: protein MKEEKGKPKFRISLFITLSFISLLWIIKLFEIFTKTDLSFLGVLPREAKGLIGIVTAPLIHSDFSHLASNTFTLIVLMMFLFYAYTNSSFRVFFTVYIFSNVLVWIFGREAYHIGASGVVYGLVTFLFFVGLFRHDSKSIGLSLVVTFMYGGLVWGVLPTDPKISFEAHLSGAVVGLVAALMFRNTDPLPEKYKWEDEETDDDDIDLEEYEKAEKKLKNEESF from the coding sequence ATGAAAGAGGAAAAGGGAAAGCCGAAGTTTCGCATAAGTCTTTTTATTACGCTTTCTTTTATTTCTCTGCTTTGGATAATAAAGTTATTTGAGATTTTTACGAAGACAGATCTTAGCTTTCTTGGTGTGCTGCCGCGGGAGGCGAAGGGGCTTATCGGTATTGTTACGGCACCTTTGATACATTCTGATTTCTCGCATCTTGCGTCAAACACTTTTACGCTGATTGTTCTCATGATGTTTTTGTTCTATGCTTACACAAATTCGTCGTTCAGAGTATTCTTTACTGTGTATATATTTTCAAACGTTCTGGTGTGGATATTCGGCAGGGAAGCGTACCATATAGGTGCAAGCGGTGTAGTTTACGGACTGGTTACTTTTCTGTTCTTTGTTGGGCTGTTCAGGCATGACAGTAAGTCAATCGGTTTGTCGCTTGTAGTAACGTTTATGTACGGCGGTCTCGTATGGGGTGTGCTCCCGACTGACCCGAAGATATCATTTGAGGCACATCTTTCGGGAGCGGTAGTGGGATTAGTTGCAGCGCTTATGTTCAGAAACACAGACCCGCTGCCGGAGAAGTATAAATGGGAGGATGAGGAAACTGATGATGATGATATTGACCTTGAAGAGTATGAGAAAGCGGAAAAGAAGTTAAAGAACGAGGAGAGTTTTTAA
- a CDS encoding histidine kinase has protein sequence MNKKKVLILHLIFWLLMLFITGLQTIPSFGKTAISIIVYDYLLYIASYVLIFYSFYFSISNKNHKKNKIILLLVLGLLFTIIIDLPITYIYLYILSPEVLALRGNEFRIMFTKYYMSFLESNFLFAVSGALLKTALLHYVNTMEQKESEKQLILGNLALLKSQINPLFLFNTFESIRTLIKTKPDKAIYSIENLSEIMSYMLYDTTAERVPLDKEINNIRKYLNLQSIRYNKEFIKFSVHGNMVGIYVPPLIFMPIIENVFKHSDTASETSEVAINFEAQESGLLFSISCNHKENLNKAELDTCLNVETIKKHLDLVFENNYKLETKIEPKLYIFKLWIITTGRAAG, from the coding sequence TTGAATAAAAAGAAAGTACTAATACTGCACTTAATCTTCTGGCTGCTTATGCTCTTTATTACAGGGCTTCAGACCATTCCATCATTCGGTAAAACGGCCATAAGCATTATTGTTTATGATTATTTGTTGTACATAGCCTCTTATGTTTTAATATTTTATTCTTTCTATTTTTCCATCTCAAATAAAAATCACAAAAAGAATAAAATTATATTGTTATTAGTTTTAGGATTACTTTTTACAATCATTATAGACCTTCCGATAACGTACATATATTTATATATCCTTTCCCCCGAAGTACTCGCTTTGCGCGGTAATGAGTTTCGGATTATGTTCACGAAATACTATATGAGCTTCTTGGAATCAAATTTTCTTTTTGCGGTATCAGGCGCTCTTTTAAAAACAGCGCTGCTGCATTACGTTAACACTATGGAACAAAAAGAATCCGAAAAGCAGTTAATTCTCGGCAACCTTGCCTTGCTAAAGTCGCAGATAAATCCCCTTTTTCTCTTTAATACTTTCGAATCCATCAGAACTCTTATAAAGACAAAACCGGACAAAGCTATATACAGCATCGAAAACCTTTCGGAAATAATGAGCTATATGCTCTATGATACCACCGCGGAAAGAGTACCTCTTGATAAAGAAATAAATAACATCAGAAAGTATTTAAACCTGCAAAGTATCAGGTATAATAAAGAGTTCATTAAATTTTCGGTTCATGGCAATATGGTCGGAATATACGTTCCGCCCCTGATATTTATGCCAATTATTGAAAACGTTTTTAAACACTCAGATACCGCTTCGGAAACTTCAGAAGTTGCAATTAATTTTGAAGCACAGGAAAGCGGTTTGTTGTTCAGCATTTCATGTAATCATAAAGAAAATCTAAATAAAGCAGAATTAGATACCTGTTTAAATGTAGAAACGATTAAGAAACATCTTGATTTAGTGTTTGAAAATAATTACAAACTCGAAACCAAAATAGAACCTAAACTGTACATCTTTAAACTTTGGATTATAACTACCGGAAGAGCTGCGGGCTGA
- a CDS encoding zinc-binding dehydrogenase, producing MSYIFSFLNYGKNLAFIRFIIESGNIKTVIDKCFPLSKAVEVHRYVEEGRKSGAVVIKVRQ from the coding sequence ATTTCATATATCTTTTCTTTTTTGAATTATGGGAAAAACCTTGCATTCATCAGGTTTATTATTGAATCAGGAAACATTAAAACAGTGATAGACAAATGCTTTCCGCTAAGCAAAGCAGTAGAAGTCCATCGGTACGTTGAAGAAGGCAGAAAGAGTGGAGCCGTAGTAATTAAAGTAAGGCAATAA
- a CDS encoding histidine kinase, translating to MNLFLKNNILKYHIAFWVVLSSITIFDIYVYSGDELSSARYFTGFARIFSNILTFYLFYSIVTQKFFNRKGIIYITSFGIIYISIFGFIYTFITFIPIAYVLSPSNILEYTLNEGISNRIFGMVAYITTVAILGVMSKVSLIWYRNQLKQKETEQQNISNELAMLKAQINPHFLFNTLNNIKSLIKSIPSKAIDSIDRLTGIMQYMIFDSSAEKVLLESEIKHIENYIDLEKIRYNDPGFIEFKVEGDFKGVTIPPLIFMPFIENAFKHGNKLKPSPGIIINLIVAKSGLCFETTNYLKDNIELHSKNSGFGLANIRRRLDLLFGNKYELLIADENNTFNVNLKLNLL from the coding sequence ATGAATTTATTCCTTAAGAATAATATCCTGAAATATCATATTGCTTTCTGGGTAGTATTGTCATCAATTACTATATTTGATATTTATGTTTATTCGGGAGATGAACTTTCCTCTGCAAGATATTTTACCGGCTTCGCAAGAATATTCTCGAACATACTAACGTTTTATCTTTTCTATTCTATAGTAACGCAGAAATTTTTCAACAGGAAAGGAATAATTTACATAACCTCATTCGGTATAATCTACATTTCAATTTTTGGTTTTATCTATACTTTCATTACCTTCATCCCGATTGCCTATGTCTTATCTCCCTCAAATATTCTTGAATACACCTTAAACGAAGGCATTAGCAATAGAATCTTTGGTATGGTAGCATACATTACCACAGTCGCAATCCTTGGTGTGATGTCGAAGGTTTCTTTAATCTGGTACAGGAATCAGTTAAAACAAAAGGAAACAGAGCAGCAAAATATTTCTAACGAACTTGCTATGCTGAAAGCGCAGATAAACCCGCACTTTTTATTCAACACGCTTAACAACATTAAATCATTAATAAAAAGTATACCCTCAAAAGCAATAGATAGTATTGATAGACTGACCGGCATTATGCAGTATATGATTTTCGATTCATCCGCAGAAAAAGTGCTGCTTGAAAGCGAAATAAAGCATATAGAAAATTATATCGACCTTGAAAAAATCAGGTACAACGACCCGGGATTTATTGAGTTCAAAGTTGAAGGAGATTTTAAGGGTGTTACAATTCCGCCTTTGATTTTTATGCCTTTCATCGAAAATGCTTTTAAGCACGGAAACAAACTAAAACCTTCACCCGGAATTATTATTAATCTTATTGTCGCAAAATCTGGATTATGTTTTGAAACGACCAATTACTTAAAAGATAATATCGAATTACACTCTAAAAATAGCGGGTTCGGTCTTGCAAATATCAGACGAAGACTCGATTTACTGTTTGGCAATAAATATGAACTTTTAATAGCCGATGAAAATAATACTTTTAACGTAAACCTAAAACTTAACTTATTATGA
- a CDS encoding S41 family peptidase has translation MKNKQRNTSEGNRHLTKHIMINSKIILTTFVLLTLIITSISYSQTDCGCEQALNQLIQKVETEYPGFKDKTKDRILYNSFKENLITKAGSISESNCIELLRSYKDFFRDGHISIYPSGQELNVQQNKVTISQEEFQKRILKTTDPIEGIWRSGAYKVGIVKQNEEYQGFIIEADTNFWKANEIKFRLLENGKAKYYLRDHSLSEEMWELVDGWVLYFKNSKFIKEFPIPNLSESEIKSRMEEIDGCYFKKVSEKTVLLCLSSFEHNYVERIKKLLADNKKTIESSENLIIDVRNNLGGTYDAYVDLLPYIHTNNVRGLGMEFLVTQTLIDEIEGWYDDEEGKSRAKEWVTIFKGKMGEFVNTDSTDYYVDTIKLAERSPKQVVILVNRRTASSGEAFVLDAKQSKKVKILGTPTYGALDYGSASFFDFGCKNYKLMMPTWRSMRLPDYPIDNIGIQPDIYLDKSVKDWVRFAADYMENKK, from the coding sequence ATGAAAAATAAACAAAGAAATACCAGTGAAGGAAACCGGCATTTAACAAAACATATTATGATAAATAGTAAAATTATTTTGACGACTTTTGTACTATTAACATTAATTATTACATCAATTTCATATTCACAGACTGACTGCGGCTGTGAGCAAGCATTAAATCAATTAATTCAAAAAGTAGAAACTGAATACCCGGGATTTAAAGACAAGACAAAAGACAGAATACTATACAATAGTTTCAAAGAAAACCTGATTACAAAAGCAGGAAGTATATCAGAATCGAACTGTATTGAATTACTGAGAAGTTACAAAGATTTTTTCAGAGACGGACATATAAGTATATACCCATCCGGACAAGAGCTAAATGTTCAGCAAAACAAAGTTACCATCAGTCAGGAAGAGTTCCAAAAGCGAATACTTAAAACTACTGATCCAATTGAAGGTATATGGAGATCCGGGGCATATAAAGTTGGAATAGTTAAGCAGAACGAAGAATATCAGGGATTTATCATTGAGGCAGATACCAACTTCTGGAAAGCTAATGAAATCAAATTCAGGCTACTCGAAAATGGTAAGGCAAAATACTATCTGAGGGATCATTCATTGTCTGAAGAAATGTGGGAATTAGTTGACGGCTGGGTTTTGTATTTTAAAAATTCCAAATTTATAAAAGAGTTTCCAATACCGAACCTATCAGAGAGTGAAATCAAATCAAGAATGGAGGAAATTGATGGTTGTTACTTTAAAAAGGTATCAGAAAAAACTGTTTTGCTTTGTCTATCCAGTTTTGAGCATAATTATGTAGAAAGAATTAAGAAATTATTAGCAGATAACAAGAAAACAATCGAAAGCAGCGAGAATTTAATTATTGATGTAAGGAATAATTTAGGAGGCACTTATGATGCATACGTTGATTTACTACCATACATACATACAAATAATGTCAGGGGATTAGGAATGGAATTTCTTGTAACTCAAACGTTAATTGACGAAATAGAAGGTTGGTATGATGACGAGGAAGGAAAGAGCAGGGCTAAAGAATGGGTTACAATTTTTAAAGGGAAAATGGGGGAATTTGTAAATACCGATTCTACCGATTATTACGTTGACACTATTAAACTTGCAGAGCGCAGTCCAAAACAGGTTGTTATCTTAGTGAACCGCCGAACAGCAAGTTCCGGAGAGGCTTTTGTGCTCGATGCTAAACAAAGTAAAAAAGTAAAAATACTGGGAACACCAACGTATGGTGCATTGGACTACGGGTCTGCAAGTTTTTTCGATTTTGGATGCAAAAATTATAAACTTATGATGCCTACGTGGAGATCTATGAGACTTCCTGATTACCCGATTGACAATATCGGAATACAACCCGATATTTATTTAGATAAATCTGTAAAAGACTGGGTTCGGTTTGCAGCAGATTATATGGAGAATAAAAAATAA
- a CDS encoding bifunctional oligoribonuclease/PAP phosphatase NrnA gives MNKDFKRVRKAIDSANNIVITTHLLPDGDAIGSEFALYYYLLKKGKNVEIINHNETPDHLDFLDEKKIIRRFRDKADVNTKIINEADIIFVVDTNEYSRIKSMADAVKYSPAKRICIDHHQGIIPRNYYAYISDTDSPATSQILYDFITEDNSDYIDKKIADNLYAGIMTDTGSFRYPRTTEKTFLICADLIKRGTDPVMMYDHIYNNMPSDKVKLLSRFIDSLTFHRHGTLCIGMITQRDFLDYHSDVKDVEGFSGFLMTMKNVKIGFLIVELPDSCKISFRSKGSIKMNEFAKRFHGGGHMNAAGATVENIDPFTLKEKLLTEYESFVSKHDKKR, from the coding sequence ATGAATAAAGATTTCAAAAGAGTACGGAAAGCCATAGATTCGGCGAATAATATAGTTATTACGACCCATCTCCTTCCCGATGGAGACGCCATCGGCAGCGAGTTTGCTCTCTATTATTATCTTCTCAAAAAGGGAAAGAATGTTGAGATTATTAATCACAACGAAACCCCCGACCACCTTGATTTTCTTGATGAAAAGAAAATTATCAGAAGGTTCAGGGATAAAGCAGATGTCAACACTAAAATCATTAACGAAGCGGATATTATATTTGTTGTTGATACGAATGAATACTCAAGAATTAAAAGCATGGCGGATGCAGTAAAGTATTCTCCTGCAAAGAGAATCTGCATCGACCATCATCAGGGCATTATCCCCAGGAATTATTATGCATATATTTCTGACACGGATTCCCCCGCAACTTCACAGATACTGTACGATTTTATAACAGAAGATAACAGCGATTATATTGACAAGAAAATTGCTGATAATCTCTACGCGGGAATAATGACAGACACCGGCTCTTTCAGGTATCCGAGAACAACGGAAAAAACATTCCTGATTTGCGCCGACCTTATAAAAAGAGGAACAGACCCGGTGATGATGTATGACCATATTTATAACAATATGCCTTCGGATAAAGTAAAGCTCCTTTCGAGATTCATAGATAGTCTGACTTTTCACCGCCACGGAACTCTGTGTATTGGAATGATAACACAGAGAGACTTTTTAGATTATCACTCTGACGTAAAAGATGTTGAAGGTTTCTCCGGTTTTCTGATGACTATGAAGAACGTAAAAATCGGATTTCTTATTGTCGAACTTCCGGACAGCTGTAAGATTTCATTCCGCTCAAAAGGCAGCATAAAAATGAATGAGTTTGCAAAACGCTTCCACGGCGGCGGTCATATGAATGCCGCTGGTGCAACGGTTGAAAATATCGACCCCTTTACACTAAAGGAAAAACTGCTGACAGAATACGAATCATTCGTATCGAAACATGACAAGAAAAGATAA
- a CDS encoding LytTR family DNA-binding domain-containing protein yields the protein MIIKCIAVDDEPLALDIIKDYIAQVPFLKLLKTFNDGISALEYLTSNNVDLLFLDIEMGGLSGTQLLKTLQKPPKVIMTTAYRNYAADAFDLDVTDYLLKPFSFERFHKAVDKTCELLKSEQIQSSPQLSSNDYFFVKSDGKMIKVNYDDILYIEGMSEYIVLKTKSGSIITLQSFKNIEKTLPQSRFFRIHKSYLVSLDKVESVKGQSVFIANKELPIGDKYKESFYSAIESAGKNKV from the coding sequence ATGATTATTAAATGCATCGCAGTGGACGATGAACCGCTGGCACTGGACATTATAAAAGATTATATTGCTCAGGTGCCTTTTCTGAAATTATTGAAAACCTTTAACGACGGTATTTCTGCTCTGGAATATCTTACTTCGAATAATGTCGATTTACTCTTTCTTGATATTGAGATGGGAGGGCTTTCCGGGACACAATTGCTAAAGACTCTGCAAAAGCCGCCCAAAGTGATTATGACAACTGCATACAGAAATTATGCAGCCGATGCTTTCGACCTGGATGTTACGGATTATCTTTTAAAACCATTTTCTTTTGAAAGATTTCATAAGGCTGTCGATAAAACCTGTGAACTTCTGAAATCAGAGCAAATCCAGTCATCGCCTCAATTAAGCAGCAATGATTATTTCTTCGTTAAATCTGACGGTAAGATGATAAAAGTAAATTATGACGACATCCTATACATTGAAGGTATGAGCGAATACATTGTTCTGAAAACAAAATCTGGCAGTATTATTACGCTTCAAAGCTTTAAAAATATTGAAAAGACATTACCGCAATCGCGTTTTTTCAGAATCCATAAATCATATTTAGTTTCTCTTGACAAAGTTGAAAGCGTCAAAGGACAAAGTGTTTTCATCGCGAACAAGGAATTGCCCATAGGTGACAAATACAAAGAGAGTTTTTATTCGGCAATTGAATCCGCAGGGAAAAACAAGGTTTGA
- a CDS encoding T9SS type A sorting domain-containing protein — translation MRITLLIAVFMLCFANEHIYSQAIPFDSLYFAQPRPGDSAVVFAPGLISKANRKEVCITFSPDGKALFFSIEFWPNPGIAYTMYSEYKNDHWTTPINTPFTAGRMTNEPFFAFNGSRIYLSATLVQNQVGAVDLSYVVKNDTLWSNPISMGNPPNTVADQYHCCIVSDTSVYFSMSNGLIAKSKYSNGVYQPRVILSYPVNYANTTQTWGDPYASPDESYMVFKSTRTGGFGGNDLYITYRKTNGKWTNPKNLGGRINTQFEERSGDVTPDGLYMTFGSNDDLKWVSTSFINTLRQTNFAPYLQYQIPNITDTMGHNFVYTIPDSTFIDDDGNNTLTYTATLKNGSPLPSYIGFNPAARTFTVNPAVPRTDSIKVTVTDTANANATCIFVIKIIDPTGIHPSTEQITGYKLYQNYPNPFNPITTIKFSIAQPEMVTLRVYDMLGKEIENLYSGNLKAGTYTAEFNTVNLASGIYFYTLKTNTFFEKRKMVVLK, via the coding sequence ATGAGAATCACATTATTAATTGCAGTATTTATGCTGTGCTTTGCGAACGAGCACATCTACTCTCAGGCAATACCTTTTGATAGTTTGTATTTTGCACAGCCGCGCCCCGGAGATTCGGCTGTTGTATTCGCACCTGGCTTAATTTCAAAGGCAAACAGAAAAGAAGTCTGTATCACATTTTCGCCAGACGGAAAAGCGTTATTCTTTTCTATTGAGTTCTGGCCAAATCCGGGAATAGCTTACACAATGTATTCCGAATACAAAAACGACCACTGGACAACGCCCATAAACACGCCATTCACGGCGGGCAGAATGACCAACGAACCTTTCTTTGCGTTTAACGGTTCGCGAATATATTTAAGTGCGACCTTAGTTCAAAATCAGGTTGGGGCAGTTGATTTATCATATGTTGTAAAAAATGACACTTTATGGAGCAATCCTATAAGCATGGGTAATCCTCCGAATACCGTTGCTGACCAGTATCATTGCTGCATCGTATCCGACACATCGGTATATTTTTCAATGAGCAACGGCCTGATAGCAAAAAGTAAGTATAGCAATGGAGTGTATCAGCCCCGAGTCATACTATCATATCCTGTAAACTATGCAAACACAACACAGACCTGGGGGGATCCATATGCATCCCCTGACGAAAGCTATATGGTATTCAAATCAACAAGGACGGGTGGCTTCGGGGGTAATGATTTATACATAACATACCGGAAGACAAACGGAAAATGGACAAACCCAAAGAACCTTGGGGGAAGAATCAACACACAATTTGAAGAAAGGTCCGGAGATGTGACGCCAGACGGATTGTACATGACATTCGGTTCTAACGATGATTTAAAGTGGGTATCAACAAGTTTCATAAACACGTTAAGGCAGACAAACTTCGCACCATATTTGCAATACCAGATACCAAACATAACGGACACGATGGGTCATAACTTTGTTTATACAATCCCAGACAGCACATTTATAGACGACGACGGCAACAACACTCTTACATACACTGCGACATTAAAAAACGGCAGTCCATTACCGTCATACATCGGTTTCAATCCTGCTGCAAGAACATTCACTGTTAATCCAGCCGTACCGAGAACAGACAGCATTAAAGTGACAGTTACAGACACTGCAAACGCAAATGCAACGTGCATATTCGTAATAAAAATAATTGACCCGACAGGAATACATCCATCAACAGAGCAAATAACCGGCTACAAACTATACCAGAACTATCCAAACCCGTTTAACCCGATAACTACCATAAAATTTTCTATTGCACAACCGGAAATGGTAACACTAAGAGTATATGACATGCTCGGCAAAGAAATAGAAAACCTTTACAGCGGAAATTTAAAAGCGGGAACATACACGGCAGAATTCAATACAGTAAATCTTGCAAGCGGCATATATTTCTACACACTAAAAACAAACACCTTTTTTGAAAAGAGGAAAATGGTAGTTCTGAAATAA